In a genomic window of Borrelia maritima:
- a CDS encoding TraB family protein yields the protein MDKEKENTKTEDCFSHVSKFNIHNKTIYILGTAHVSKKSSEDTANLIEILKPDYIAVELDEARYHSILNTDENEKWRNLDIDKALKQGKAFFLIINIILSNFQKKLAKEQGIKPGEEMKTAILKAKKHNIPLILADRKIETTLKRAWISIPIFEKVKIISSLFSLTDTKITKDEIEKLKEQDALSKIMKELAKEIPKVKKALIDERDEFITSKILEGKGTILAVVGAGHVNGIMKTLEEISQNKKIINIEELERIPKKYFSLSKALSYLIAILIILLIVSSFYFKGFDFAYKNLKLWIISNSLFSGIASILFKSHPLTILTAAIGSPIFSLIPFIGTGMVAGLVEAYINKPKVKDFENLQEELSTIKGYLKNKVTRILLIALFVNLGSTIGTIVGLKFLLNVFK from the coding sequence TTGGATAAAGAAAAAGAAAATACCAAGACAGAAGACTGTTTTTCTCATGTAAGCAAATTCAACATACACAATAAAACAATATATATACTTGGAACGGCTCACGTATCAAAAAAAAGCTCAGAAGATACTGCAAATTTAATAGAAATCTTAAAACCAGACTATATTGCGGTTGAACTTGATGAGGCTCGTTATCATTCGATCTTAAACACAGATGAAAATGAAAAATGGAGAAACTTAGATATAGATAAAGCATTAAAACAAGGAAAAGCCTTTTTTCTCATAATAAACATAATTCTTAGTAATTTTCAAAAAAAACTAGCAAAAGAACAGGGAATAAAACCTGGTGAAGAAATGAAAACAGCTATTTTAAAAGCGAAAAAGCATAATATTCCACTAATTCTTGCTGACAGAAAAATTGAAACAACTTTAAAAAGAGCTTGGATATCTATTCCGATATTTGAAAAAGTAAAAATAATCTCAAGCCTTTTTTCCTTAACAGATACAAAAATTACAAAAGATGAAATTGAAAAACTTAAAGAACAGGATGCCCTTTCCAAAATAATGAAAGAACTTGCCAAAGAAATACCTAAAGTAAAAAAAGCTTTAATTGACGAAAGAGACGAATTTATTACAAGCAAAATACTTGAAGGAAAAGGCACTATTCTTGCGGTTGTAGGCGCGGGTCATGTAAATGGAATAATGAAAACTCTAGAAGAAATAAGCCAAAATAAAAAAATAATAAACATTGAAGAACTTGAGAGAATACCTAAAAAATATTTTTCACTTAGCAAAGCACTATCTTACCTTATCGCAATTTTAATCATTTTACTAATAGTGAGCTCTTTTTACTTTAAAGGATTCGATTTTGCTTACAAAAATTTAAAGCTTTGGATAATATCCAACTCTCTTTTTTCAGGCATTGCATCCATTTTATTTAAATCTCACCCTTTAACAATTTTAACAGCTGCTATCGGTTCTCCAATATTCTCCTTAATACCATTCATAGGAACAGGCATGGTAGCAGGACTTGTTGAAGCTTACATAAACAAACCAAAGGTCAAAGATTTTGAAAATCTACAAGAAGAATTATCAACAATAAAAGGGTATCTCAAAAACAAAGTTACAAGAATTTTATTAATAGCACTTTTTGTAAACCTTGGATCTACAATTGGAACAATTGTAGGACTTAAATTTTTATTAAATGTTTTCAAATAA
- a CDS encoding adenylate kinase, producing MGLVFLGPPGSGKGTISKIISDEFKYHHISTGDLFRENISNSTALGKEIKKIVERGELVPDIITIKIVKDKIKAIKNNKNFILDGFPRNICQAEALDKFLPNVKIINFLIDEELIIKRLSGRRICKSCNNIFNIYTLATKKIEICDICGGDLYQREDDKEECLKTRLKEYKLQTKPLIEFYSKCSRLNNVDASVKIDEIRNKIIKIMLKKN from the coding sequence ATGGGGCTTGTATTTTTAGGTCCCCCAGGTTCTGGAAAGGGGACTATTTCAAAAATTATTTCTGATGAATTTAAATACCATCACATTTCAACAGGAGATTTATTTAGAGAAAATATTTCAAATTCTACAGCTCTTGGAAAAGAAATAAAAAAAATTGTCGAAAGAGGAGAACTAGTTCCCGACATAATTACAATTAAAATAGTAAAAGATAAAATTAAAGCTATTAAAAATAATAAAAATTTTATTTTAGATGGATTTCCACGTAATATTTGTCAAGCTGAAGCTCTTGACAAATTTTTGCCAAATGTAAAAATAATAAACTTTTTAATTGATGAAGAATTGATAATAAAAAGACTCTCAGGAAGAAGAATTTGTAAATCTTGTAATAATATTTTCAATATATATACTCTAGCCACAAAAAAAATTGAAATTTGCGACATTTGCGGAGGAGATCTTTACCAACGAGAAGATGACAAGGAAGAGTGCTTAAAAACAAGACTCAAAGAATATAAATTACAAACAAAACCACTGATAGAATTTTACTCAAAATGCTCTAGACTTAACAATGTTGATGCATCTGTTAAGATTGATGAAATAAGAAATAAGATAATTAAAATAATGTTAAAAAAAAATTAA
- a CDS encoding GGDEF domain-containing response regulator: MGMIIKDKSFETENQKLLIVDDSPTNLDLLVNILQDAYEVEVATNGLDALKQVEKDSPDLVLLDIGLPDINGYEVCKRLKSDPDTKDIPVIFISSRNSTDAQLEGFNVGGVDYILKPFNSRIIDARVKTHLELKRLRDYFKSLSRIDGLTQIPNRRFFMDKFSKSWIKALESKEIIIVGMLDIDNFKNYNDNYGHTNGDECLKLIAKTLYKVSLKHKIDVARYGGEEFIFYSVNNSLSEMIDIIKTMINDIKRLRIVHEYSNTSSIVTVSIGLAQEIPIDNNFTNIIKLADSKLYEAKVSGRNQFRY; the protein is encoded by the coding sequence GTGGGAATGATAATTAAAGATAAATCTTTTGAAACAGAGAATCAGAAACTTTTAATTGTGGATGATTCTCCCACTAATTTGGATTTATTGGTAAATATATTGCAAGATGCTTATGAGGTTGAGGTTGCAACAAATGGACTTGATGCTTTAAAACAGGTTGAAAAAGATAGTCCCGATCTTGTACTTCTTGATATAGGTCTTCCAGATATTAATGGCTATGAGGTATGCAAAAGACTAAAAAGCGATCCTGATACTAAAGATATTCCTGTAATTTTTATTAGTTCAAGAAATTCTACAGATGCTCAACTTGAAGGATTTAATGTTGGTGGGGTAGATTATATTTTAAAGCCTTTTAATAGTCGAATAATTGATGCTAGAGTTAAGACGCACCTTGAATTAAAGCGCCTGAGAGATTATTTTAAAAGTTTGTCTAGAATTGATGGACTTACTCAGATTCCAAATAGAAGATTTTTTATGGATAAATTTTCTAAGTCGTGGATTAAAGCTTTAGAAAGTAAAGAAATAATAATTGTTGGTATGTTGGATATTGATAATTTTAAGAATTATAATGATAATTATGGTCATACCAATGGTGATGAGTGTCTTAAATTGATTGCTAAGACCCTATATAAGGTTTCTTTAAAACATAAAATAGATGTTGCTAGATATGGAGGGGAAGAATTTATTTTTTATTCTGTTAATAATAGTCTAAGTGAAATGATCGATATTATTAAAACAATGATTAATGATATAAAGCGCTTGAGAATAGTTCATGAGTATAGCAATACTTCTAGTATTGTAACTGTTTCAATTGGTCTTGCTCAAGAAATTCCTATTGATAACAATTTTACCAATATCATAAAGCTTGCTGATAGCAAGCTTTATGAGGCTAAAGTTTCTGGAAGGAATCAGTTTAGATACTAA
- a CDS encoding response regulator gives MKKASFLSTNFLILLLVCFVSVDLFSKDTFKFKLVDQYFPFYYKNNKGEYVGLIFSILDKWAKDNNVDIKVEHIDNFNESAIEDEAIYLGLTYNIKLNDFFYFKSELARSISILFSKSSNKKYKNTHSTFLSNFNIGVIRNTIYEDILRLKGINTIFLAENAQELVLALKNDKVDYIYGDCKTLHYIAKLFFGEDLVIFTGDVFYSVKNRVAISRNAPEIIKNLNLDLFSYLVKIPDEHIFSFLDSNTKGNFIDVGLYNDYPPLSFINSQGKLSGILVDLWNLLSRQHIFKPIFKGFPKEDIKKSLEGKPVGIFGGIISNDSVFENVNYVVSKPIYPLNFKFYSKGLNNNIGPINSQFIDFSFNNIQLSKDQDIVNNFVNIVNNSYGFIENSITTKYLLKLNGYNGRLKSYDSIFNKNRFLVLAIDNRIYKVIKYILNSIFDDISFETLLQIDKNWLDKEEINSSRINSYKIMNKVKFNIEEKIWLSKNNKLNLAVKNWYPIDYVEANSYKGINQFLLDKIRMFSGLEFNIIETYGSLDLKKLIKSGKIDMLNTNAVDSNLENVFNIKLNSRIPLYIFSNKKRVLPSRSLERFAVLDFLYSKNLASSIKSDLILVSSFKEALLLLYKGKIDGIISDEYTAAYVFEELNVSDVEKLPTFRDLSFDLSLAIYNQDFILKEIIQKVVVRSNVDSQRYLNDWKFDIYYKSKGIRFKNFKFLVLTVIIFYFTFLGFVIIFMFKLSFEQKRRYSFVMNKKNIAEAANTAKTIFIANVSHDIRTPINGIMAATELLDTTILTDVQKDYVKMINYSSDSLLSLIDDILYLSQIDVNELHIESQDIDLETEMEMVLKTFQSQCAKKNIDLFSYSKSIFKNYIKGDIVKIKQVLINLIGNAFKFTDDGVIVLNYEEVYRTKADDNRVLVTVEFKVIDTGKGIKRENLSKIFEIFKQEDDSSSRVHEGAGLGLSISKELIRLMGGLGITVDSKVGEGTTFSFMLPFILGDELKSKDLSFNVQSINSNNKVLNVLLSKKSIKIFEHCSTLLGCSSNVHYVASFEDAYKFFKKHSFYDFVYVNVNNDNIQESIQFANNIEKLSSDVKIIFLFYYLDNKALKNLKYMYVKKPLMGLSICSIFSKKELKTEMKFEDLAPVNSAFKVKTPVNVLIAEDNQVNQKVLKDILVVIGINENHIDVVDDGVKALKFLKEKKYDISFIDIRMPRYDGFSVAKEIRKFEKVKNLKPCVLVAVTAHALQEYKDKCFASGMNDYISKPIHISSIKIILKKYLQLEVDDIWENKDFNQPVKFSNLDVNRALKELNLSYESYSELCRGLVDFISINIIDLEKAFDDENLSLIKDISHSISGALSNMRSKLYRYFKKIETSKDSIYELKKMYFFVKDDLLHLISDIKENILFDSELVGDNKLYFKSNDQFLNLLNKLLVGIKTRKPKEYKEILKSIDKYVLDDNIQVLFSDLRRNLRLYRFTESSKILEEIIEIFINKRY, from the coding sequence ATGAAGAAAGCAAGCTTTTTAAGTACTAATTTTTTAATTTTGCTTTTGGTTTGCTTTGTCAGTGTCGATTTATTTTCTAAGGATACTTTCAAGTTTAAGCTTGTAGATCAATATTTTCCTTTTTACTATAAAAATAATAAAGGAGAATATGTGGGGCTTATTTTTTCTATTTTAGATAAATGGGCAAAAGATAATAATGTTGATATTAAAGTTGAGCATATTGATAATTTCAATGAAAGTGCAATTGAAGACGAAGCAATATATTTAGGATTGACTTATAATATAAAATTAAATGATTTTTTTTATTTTAAAAGTGAGCTTGCTAGGAGTATTTCAATTTTATTTTCTAAAAGCTCTAATAAAAAATATAAAAATACTCATTCAACATTTTTATCCAATTTTAATATAGGAGTTATTAGAAATACAATATATGAAGATATTTTAAGACTAAAAGGCATTAATACGATTTTTTTGGCTGAAAATGCTCAAGAGTTAGTATTGGCTTTAAAAAATGATAAAGTTGATTATATATATGGTGATTGTAAGACTTTGCATTATATTGCAAAGCTTTTTTTTGGTGAAGACCTTGTGATTTTTACTGGAGATGTTTTTTATAGCGTCAAAAATAGAGTGGCTATTAGTAGAAATGCTCCTGAGATAATAAAGAATTTGAATTTAGATTTGTTTTCGTATTTGGTGAAAATTCCTGATGAACATATTTTTTCTTTTTTAGATAGTAATACTAAGGGAAATTTTATTGATGTTGGTTTATATAATGATTATCCTCCCTTGAGTTTTATTAATTCACAGGGAAAGTTGTCTGGCATTTTAGTAGATTTATGGAATCTTCTCTCAAGACAACATATCTTTAAACCTATTTTTAAGGGATTCCCTAAAGAGGATATTAAGAAATCATTAGAGGGAAAGCCAGTAGGCATTTTTGGAGGAATTATTAGCAATGATAGTGTATTTGAAAATGTTAATTATGTAGTAAGTAAACCAATATATCCTCTTAATTTTAAATTTTATTCCAAAGGCTTAAACAATAATATTGGTCCAATAAATTCTCAGTTTATTGATTTTAGTTTTAATAATATTCAATTAAGTAAGGATCAAGACATTGTTAATAACTTTGTAAATATTGTTAATAATTCATATGGATTTATAGAAAATTCAATAACAACAAAATATTTATTAAAATTAAATGGATATAACGGAAGATTAAAATCTTATGATTCTATTTTTAATAAAAATAGGTTTTTAGTATTAGCTATTGATAACAGAATTTATAAAGTTATTAAATATATTCTTAATTCTATATTTGATGATATTTCATTTGAAACTTTGCTTCAAATAGATAAAAATTGGCTGGACAAAGAAGAAATTAATAGTTCTAGAATTAATAGTTATAAAATTATGAATAAGGTTAAATTTAATATAGAAGAAAAAATTTGGTTATCAAAAAATAATAAATTGAATCTTGCTGTTAAAAATTGGTATCCAATAGATTATGTTGAAGCAAATAGCTATAAAGGAATAAATCAATTTTTACTTGATAAAATTAGAATGTTTTCAGGTTTGGAATTTAACATAATTGAAACATACGGCAGCTTAGATCTCAAAAAATTAATCAAATCTGGAAAAATCGATATGCTAAATACTAATGCAGTAGATTCAAATTTAGAGAATGTTTTCAATATAAAATTAAATTCTCGAATTCCACTTTATATTTTTTCAAATAAAAAAAGGGTGCTTCCATCTAGATCTTTGGAGAGGTTTGCAGTACTTGATTTTTTATATAGTAAAAACTTGGCTTCTAGTATTAAATCAGATCTTATTTTGGTAAGTAGCTTTAAAGAAGCGCTACTTCTTCTTTATAAGGGAAAGATTGATGGGATTATTAGTGATGAGTATACGGCTGCTTATGTTTTTGAAGAATTAAATGTTTCGGATGTTGAAAAACTGCCTACTTTTAGAGATTTGTCTTTTGATTTAAGTCTTGCTATTTATAATCAAGATTTTATCTTGAAAGAAATTATTCAAAAAGTTGTTGTGCGTTCAAATGTTGATAGTCAGAGGTATTTAAATGATTGGAAATTTGATATTTATTATAAATCTAAGGGCATTAGGTTTAAAAATTTCAAATTTTTAGTTTTAACAGTTATTATATTTTATTTTACTTTTTTAGGATTTGTAATAATTTTTATGTTTAAATTATCATTTGAGCAGAAAAGAAGATATTCTTTTGTAATGAATAAAAAAAATATTGCAGAAGCTGCTAATACCGCTAAAACAATTTTCATAGCAAACGTCAGTCATGATATTCGTACTCCCATTAATGGCATAATGGCTGCTACTGAGCTTTTAGATACTACTATTCTTACGGATGTTCAAAAAGACTATGTTAAAATGATAAATTATTCATCTGATTCTTTACTTTCTTTAATTGATGATATATTGTATTTGTCTCAAATAGATGTCAATGAATTACATATTGAGAGTCAAGATATTGATTTAGAGACTGAAATGGAAATGGTTTTAAAAACTTTTCAATCTCAATGTGCAAAAAAAAATATTGATTTATTTTCTTATTCTAAATCTATTTTTAAGAATTATATAAAAGGGGATATTGTAAAAATTAAACAAGTTTTAATTAATTTAATAGGGAATGCTTTTAAGTTTACAGATGACGGTGTTATTGTTTTAAACTATGAAGAAGTATATAGAACAAAAGCTGATGATAATAGAGTATTGGTTACAGTTGAATTTAAGGTAATAGATACAGGCAAAGGTATTAAAAGAGAAAATCTTTCTAAGATATTTGAAATATTCAAACAAGAGGACGATTCTTCTTCAAGAGTTCATGAGGGTGCGGGATTGGGGTTATCAATATCTAAAGAGCTTATAAGGCTAATGGGGGGCCTTGGAATTACTGTTGATAGCAAGGTAGGAGAGGGAACGACTTTTTCATTTATGTTGCCTTTTATATTAGGCGATGAGCTTAAAAGTAAAGATTTATCATTCAATGTTCAATCAATAAATAGTAATAATAAAGTATTAAATGTGCTCTTGAGTAAAAAATCTATTAAAATTTTTGAACACTGTTCGACTTTGTTGGGCTGTTCTTCTAATGTACATTACGTGGCGTCTTTTGAAGATGCATATAAATTCTTTAAGAAACACTCTTTTTATGATTTTGTTTATGTAAATGTAAATAACGACAATATTCAAGAGAGTATCCAATTTGCTAATAATATTGAGAAGCTAAGCTCTGATGTAAAAATTATTTTTTTATTTTATTATTTGGATAATAAAGCTCTAAAAAATTTAAAATATATGTATGTTAAAAAGCCTTTAATGGGGCTTAGCATATGTTCTATTTTTTCTAAAAAAGAGCTTAAAACAGAAATGAAATTTGAAGATTTGGCCCCAGTAAATAGTGCTTTTAAGGTGAAAACGCCTGTTAATGTGTTAATAGCTGAAGATAATCAGGTCAATCAAAAAGTGTTAAAAGATATTCTTGTTGTAATAGGTATTAATGAAAATCATATTGATGTTGTAGATGATGGAGTAAAGGCTTTAAAATTTTTAAAAGAAAAAAAATATGATATCTCTTTTATTGATATACGAATGCCAAGATATGATGGATTTTCGGTAGCTAAAGAAATTAGAAAGTTTGAAAAAGTAAAGAATTTAAAGCCGTGTGTTTTGGTTGCGGTGACAGCCCATGCTTTGCAAGAGTATAAAGACAAGTGTTTTGCAAGCGGTATGAATGATTATATATCAAAACCAATACACATAAGTTCAATTAAAATCATATTAAAGAAATATTTACAGCTTGAAGTTGATGATATTTGGGAGAATAAAGATTTTAATCAACCTGTCAAGTTTTCTAATTTAGATGTTAATAGGGCTTTAAAAGAATTAAATCTTTCATATGAGTCATATTCTGAATTATGTAGAGGACTTGTTGATTTTATTTCTATCAATATTATTGATTTAGAAAAAGCTTTTGATGATGAAAATTTGTCTTTAATTAAAGACATATCCCATTCAATATCTGGAGCTCTTTCTAATATGCGTAGCAAGTTGTATAGGTATTTTAAAAAAATTGAAACAAGTAAAGATTCAATTTATGAATTGAAAAAAATGTATTTTTTTGTAAAAGATGATTTGTTGCATTTAATAAGCGACATAAAGGAGAATATTTTGTTTGATTCTGAGCTTGTTGGCGATAATAAGCTATACTTTAAAAGCAATGATCAATTTTTAAACCTTCTCAATAAGCTTTTAGTTGGCATTAAAACTAGAAAACCAAAAGAATACAAGGAAATTCTTAAGAGCATTGACAAGTATGTTTTAGACGATAATATTCAGGTATTATTTAGTGATCTTCGCAGGAATTTAAGATTATATAGATTTACTGAGAGTTCTAAAATCCTTGAAGAGATCATTGAAATTTTTATCAACAAGAGATATTAG
- a CDS encoding Cof-type HAD-IIB family hydrolase gives MNSNYKRYKMLVFDLDGTLLNNSHEITFLTLEVLLTLEKDFKIIVATGRRLIEVRNVRDQLKEINFNENYLVTANGAEVFLQENLIFRHAMSYGLVKEILQIHTDNVDVNLYTFDTWYSNADVKSPIMNHFIRDLGLNVIIGDLAKLGVDSVSKIVYYCDDLAILNKLNNEIRSKNFQDIRVFFSSKDLLEVTNINADKYNAIKNIAFLEGIPLCDVLAFGDNNNDYEMLKNLGKGVLMKNANEFLKANLVDNEITRFNNNEDGVARFLIDFFDLDIKYE, from the coding sequence ATGAATTCTAACTATAAAAGATATAAAATGTTGGTTTTTGACCTTGATGGTACTTTGTTGAATAATAGCCACGAGATTACCTTTTTAACTCTTGAAGTTCTTTTGACTTTAGAGAAAGATTTTAAAATAATTGTTGCAACTGGCAGAAGGTTAATTGAAGTTAGAAATGTCAGAGATCAATTAAAAGAAATTAATTTTAATGAAAACTATCTTGTAACGGCAAATGGTGCTGAAGTGTTTTTGCAAGAAAATTTAATTTTTAGACATGCAATGAGTTATGGCTTGGTAAAAGAAATTCTTCAGATACATACAGATAATGTTGATGTTAATCTTTATACTTTTGATACTTGGTATTCTAATGCAGATGTTAAAAGTCCTATTATGAATCATTTTATTAGGGATTTGGGTTTAAATGTTATCATTGGAGATTTAGCTAAATTAGGCGTTGATTCTGTTTCTAAGATTGTTTATTATTGTGATGATTTGGCAATTCTTAATAAACTTAACAATGAAATTAGGAGTAAAAATTTTCAGGACATAAGGGTGTTTTTTTCTTCTAAAGATTTATTAGAGGTTACCAATATTAATGCTGATAAATACAATGCTATTAAGAATATTGCTTTTCTTGAAGGCATTCCCCTTTGTGATGTTTTAGCCTTTGGAGATAATAATAATGATTATGAGATGCTTAAAAATCTTGGCAAAGGGGTTTTAATGAAAAATGCCAATGAATTTCTTAAAGCGAATTTAGTAGATAATGAAATAACAAGATTTAATAATAATGAGGATGGTGTTGCTAGGTTTTTAATTGATTTTTTTGATCTTGATATTAAATATGAATAA
- a CDS encoding DNA-3-methyladenine glycosylase produces the protein MDRYFFLQDAITVAKLLLGNLLVRRIQEKKIVTRIVETEAYMGITDSACHSYKGKRTNRTNAMYSIGGYSYVYIIYGMHHMFNIVTAERDNPQAVLIRSVEPIFPLLGEKNILTNGPGKLTKFLNIDLAFNEVDLIGNNELFLQRGLNLDFNIVCSKRININYAQESDINKLWRFYIKDNKFVSRC, from the coding sequence ATGGATCGATATTTTTTTTTACAAGATGCTATTACTGTAGCAAAATTATTGCTTGGCAATCTGTTGGTCAGGAGGATTCAGGAGAAGAAAATAGTTACCAGAATTGTTGAAACGGAAGCTTATATGGGAATAACAGACAGTGCTTGTCATTCTTATAAGGGCAAGAGAACAAATCGGACAAATGCTATGTATAGCATAGGGGGATATTCTTATGTTTATATAATATATGGCATGCATCATATGTTTAACATTGTTACTGCGGAAAGAGATAATCCCCAAGCTGTTTTAATTAGAAGTGTAGAGCCTATTTTCCCATTATTGGGAGAAAAAAATATTCTTACTAATGGTCCTGGCAAACTTACAAAATTTTTAAATATTGATTTAGCCTTTAATGAAGTTGATCTTATTGGGAATAATGAGCTTTTTTTACAAAGAGGCTTGAATTTGGATTTTAATATAGTTTGTTCGAAAAGAATAAATATTAATTATGCACAAGAGAGTGATATAAACAAACTCTGGAGATTTTATATTAAAGATAATAAATTTGTATCAAGGTGTTGA
- a CDS encoding nucleoside 2-deoxyribosyltransferase — MKIYLASPFFSKEEIKLRDEVLKFLEQFNLDVFSPEHHAAKKMGLLEKVDYKFANRDIREKIREIDLKELVSSDIILALVNYVDSGTAYERGFAFAKKIPSIDFFKDKQDSDFYNLMYSDCNASFSNYEDLKEGILTIKELWIKFKGDSENFRTFFDYLKAKLGNKLKKILTTLPANEKCGC; from the coding sequence ATGAAAATTTATTTGGCTTCTCCATTTTTTAGTAAAGAGGAAATTAAGCTGCGGGATGAAGTTTTGAAATTTCTTGAACAGTTCAATTTAGATGTATTTTCTCCAGAGCATCATGCTGCCAAAAAGATGGGACTGCTTGAAAAGGTTGATTATAAATTTGCAAATAGAGATATAAGAGAGAAAATCAGGGAAATAGATTTAAAAGAGCTAGTTAGTAGTGATATAATTTTAGCTTTGGTTAATTATGTTGATTCTGGTACAGCTTATGAGAGGGGATTTGCTTTTGCCAAAAAAATACCAAGTATAGATTTTTTCAAGGATAAACAAGATTCTGATTTTTATAATTTAATGTATAGCGATTGCAATGCATCTTTTTCCAATTATGAAGATCTTAAGGAAGGAATTTTGACCATTAAAGAGTTGTGGATTAAGTTTAAAGGAGATAGCGAAAATTTTAGGACTTTCTTTGATTATTTAAAGGCTAAATTAGGTAATAAATTGAAAAAAATTCTTACAACTTTACCTGCTAATGAAAAATGTGGTTGTTAA
- the rsmI gene encoding 16S rRNA (cytidine(1402)-2'-O)-methyltransferase, which produces MLYIVGTPIGNLEDITYRAVNVLKSVNVIFAEDTRVTSKLLFRYKINQKMISCNAVTENNRVSLLLDYLAKGDSVAFVSDAGTPGLSDPGSLLVAAVFREGYKVCPIPGASSFNTIVSVNPFRDKAVLFEGFLPNKGLKRFKRITELYERGDAFVLLESGHRLLKLLVEISSVNLDAKILIGREMTKIYEEYRIGKPLELKNYFESNKEKIKGEFTILVSRNR; this is translated from the coding sequence ATGTTATATATTGTTGGTACGCCAATAGGTAATTTAGAAGATATTACTTATAGAGCGGTTAATGTTTTAAAATCGGTAAATGTTATCTTTGCAGAAGATACGAGAGTCACTAGCAAACTTTTGTTTCGATATAAAATTAATCAAAAAATGATTTCTTGTAATGCAGTAACAGAAAATAATAGGGTAAGTTTACTGTTGGATTATTTAGCAAAAGGAGATTCTGTTGCTTTTGTTAGTGATGCCGGCACTCCAGGCCTTAGTGATCCCGGTAGTTTGTTAGTCGCTGCTGTTTTTAGAGAGGGATATAAAGTTTGTCCCATTCCTGGAGCAAGTTCTTTTAATACTATTGTAAGTGTTAATCCTTTTAGAGATAAAGCAGTTCTTTTTGAGGGATTTTTACCCAACAAAGGTCTTAAAAGATTTAAAAGAATTACTGAGTTATATGAAAGGGGTGATGCATTTGTATTGCTTGAATCTGGTCATAGACTTTTAAAGTTGCTTGTTGAAATCTCTTCTGTTAATTTAGATGCGAAGATTCTTATTGGTCGTGAGATGACAAAAATTTATGAAGAATATCGAATTGGCAAGCCTTTAGAATTAAAAAATTATTTTGAATCGAATAAGGAGAAGATTAAAGGAGAATTTACTATTTTGGTCAGCAGAAATCGTTAA
- a CDS encoding DUF1893 domain-containing protein, producing the protein MISGLNPTLRLFKDHKILYSNMERGLKPLLEVDNFINKYIQNKEGLEIYDKVVGKAAAIIIYNIGLQNVQAGVVSQPAKDFLESRGIKVAYKKLVEKINDRAENLIESLENPEEVYKYMIKRGIIVNNL; encoded by the coding sequence ATGATATCAGGCTTGAATCCAACATTAAGGTTATTTAAAGATCATAAAATACTTTATTCTAACATGGAAAGGGGGTTGAAGCCCCTTTTGGAAGTAGATAATTTTATCAATAAGTATATTCAAAATAAAGAAGGACTTGAGATTTATGATAAAGTCGTGGGTAAGGCGGCAGCTATTATTATTTATAATATAGGGCTTCAAAATGTTCAAGCTGGGGTTGTTTCTCAACCGGCAAAGGATTTTTTAGAAAGTAGAGGAATAAAAGTGGCTTATAAGAAATTAGTTGAAAAAATAAATGACAGGGCAGAAAATTTGATTGAAAGCTTAGAAAATCCCGAAGAAGTTTATAAGTATATGATTAAAAGAGGCATTATAGTTAATAATTTATAA